The proteins below come from a single Alligator mississippiensis isolate rAllMis1 chromosome 2, rAllMis1, whole genome shotgun sequence genomic window:
- the LOC109285148 gene encoding uncharacterized protein LOC109285148 — translation MAAQPETAPPEDVQPETAPPETAKPEKKAKPGKGKPEEAKLEDAKPGKAKLVKVEEDAKPEEAKPEDAKPEKAAWRRSLPFQKRAFDQKPESLWQLPLTAKQGLAAATTQCISLAALCVAISYLSWVELEYRAHSDDRLVMRWAVSYTFGVPFSLHSAYWLNTSAEEFNPVAPNFWEQDIMLWARDDWTQVDGIIAGSILALITGFTSFLLDFIEVKKLGRKRLIIAVALHILTAFFTAFVLGMCVSVLSVVRRAVAEKGLPKKNYVAVLGVSFYLTTIAFALASLASLFAIWALLVYRKEPAPSCPPPPPPPQPPADPAQSA, via the exons ATGGCGGCCCAGCCGGAGACCGCCCCGCCGGAGGATGTCCAGCCGGAGACCGCCCCGCCGGAGACCGCCAAGCCGGAGAAAAAAGCCAAGCCGGGCAAAGGCAAGCCGGAGGAAGCCAAGCTGGAAGACGCCAAGCCAGGGAAAGCCAAGCTAGTGAAAGTCGAGGAGGACGCCAAGCCGGAGGAAGCCAAGCCGGAGGACGCCAAGCCGGAGAAAGCTGCATGGCGGCGCTCGCTCCCCTTCCAAAAGCGAGCCTTCGACCAGAAGCCCGAGTCCTTGTGGCAGCTGCCCCTGACCGCCAAGCAGGGCCTGGCGGCGGCCACGACCCAGTGCATCTCCCTGGCGGCCCTCTGCGTGGCCATCTCCTACCTGAGCTGGGTGGAGCTGGAGTACAGGGCGCACAGCGACGACCGCCTGGTGATGCGCTGGGCCGTGTCCTACACCTTCGGGGTGCCCTTCAGCCTGCACTCCGCGTACTGGCTGAACACGTCGGCGGAGGAGTTCAACCCGGTGGCGCCCAACTTTTGGGAGCAAG ATATCATGCTGTGGGCTCGAGATGATTGGACCCAGGTAGATGGGATAATAGCAGGCTCTATTCTGGCTCTAATCACGGGCTTCACTTCCTTCCTCCTTGACTTCATCGAGGTAAAGAAGTTAGGAAGGAAACGTCTGATCATTGCAGTTGCCCTACATATCTTGACAG CCTTTTTTACTGCCTTCGTCCTGGGGATGTGTGTTTCGGTCTTATCCGTGGTCCGGCGTGCCGTGGCCGAAAAGGGGCTCCCGAAAAAGAACTACGTAGCGGTTCTAGGAGTTAGTTTCTACTTGACCACCATCGCCTTTGCTTTAGCCAGCTTGGCGTCTTTATTTGCCATTTGGGCATTGCTGGTCTACAGGAAAGAACCTGCTCCgtcttgtcctcctcctcctcctcctcctcagccgCCTGCTGATCCGGCTCAGAGCGCGTGA